The following proteins are encoded in a genomic region of Microcoleus sp. FACHB-68:
- a CDS encoding PAS domain S-box protein, whose protein sequence is MQAPLPDSEAERLKALREYNVLDTPAEADLDDLTHLAAYICGTPIALISLIDANRQWFKSKRGLEASETPRDIAFCAHAIKQPDVFIVPDATTDERFATNPLVTSEPNVRFYAGTPLINAEGHALGTLCVIDRVPRSLNPEQEEALRALGRQVIKQLELRRNLATLTLATTQRQQVQKRSRHFFKSVAGGFGLASAILVLIGVVSYRNINELIETSNLVERTHQVLESLESVLANLTYAETGQRGYILTNDESYLEPYNTAIPSLNQDLEMLKQLTADSPKQQQRLMMLQPVIGKRIDALSEIVRLRKEQGFEPALQMIQTNQGRILMAQVRQMLAEMENEEKTLLSQRKAAANALAQQTIFTFSICIFLAFVILAAVYYLIYREIAERKLTEESLKQERNFIFAVIDTASALVAVFDPQGNVIRFNRACEQITGYSVDEVRGRSLWNLFLVPEEIERVKEVFQQLISGQFQKKESENYWLTKDKNRRLIAWSNTVLLDSEGAVEYIVTSGIDITERKRAEQRLTVQHAISRILAESATLNEAAPKILQAICENQAWDFGELWSINALANTLYCAQTWHQPSKEVSEFEALAHLSVFIKGEGMPGRVWASGEPTWIEDVAKDANFQRAEIARRAGLHGAFALPVRDEHETLGVLIFFSRQIEEPDADLLQMMTAIGSQIGQFVKRKRAEEGRRESEEKYRSVVNNIKEVIFQTDAAGMWAFLNPAWSEITGFAIEESIGTNFLDYIHPDDRQRTSELFQSLIYRKKKSCRAEVRYLIKHQNPLLAISKNEGEETHRNYRWIEVDARLAVDSTGTICGTFGTLNDITERRRTEEALRVSQERYELAISAGDVGVWDWNIATHEMYIDPTIKAVLGYTELDIPDTLEGWRSLVHPDDLQRVLEVTQAHLEGKTYQYEIEHRRLHKDGSFRWFLSRGSAFQDAEGKMCRMTGTDTDITERKLVQEALERERRQLKQIIANAPVAMAMFDREVRYLAYSNKWLIDYNLQGQSIIGKSHYELFPNIHKRWKAINKRALQGEAISSPEDVFESENKSKIYFRWAVHPWLERDGCVGGTVVVTDRINELVEAREAALEASRFKSLFLANMSHEIRTPMNAVLGMTGLLLDTSLNPEQRDFVETIRISGDALLSLINEILDLSKLEAGEIELEVLNFDLSVCIEEMLDLLAPPAHAKGIEIAALIDENVPVYIQGDAGRLRQILMNLIGNAIKFTSSGEVVVRAELLSKTETNASLYFAVIDTGIGIPLEAQRKLFAPFTQVDASTTRKYGGTGLGLAICKELVTLMGGKIGVESQLGQGTKFWFTIPFVLGSQPVIICKQDFNLLSGRRLLVVDDNATNRKVVHHQVTRWGMQVDEADSAAAALQALQEAWEQKMPYDVAVLDMQMPQTDGLSLGEQIKANSALARVPLIMLTSTNQRDEVKQALKIGFAAYLVKPVKPSRLLDTILTVLDTSERPVAISDGEYLSKPADPLPEVSGKPKLRILIAEDNSINQKVALKQLSSAGYEADVAANGEEVLQLLKTIPYDLVLMDCQMPILDGFNTTIEIKRRQENAFAAGRRPVVIAMTANAMKEDRDRCLSAGMDDYLSKPVSKEKLIATIERWSHYKQAEQKAATDKLADVSEDKEAEAAEFDWEHLHSLSEGNAEFELELLQMFVEDSQIHLEKAKTAIAGHNIRQLQQESHHLKGSTGNIGATAMHLAAAKLDQLAHQEELEGMLDLVSDLEKFLKQIEQLINNRIN, encoded by the coding sequence ATGCAAGCACCATTACCAGATAGCGAAGCAGAGAGACTCAAAGCACTAAGAGAGTATAACGTCCTCGACACACCGGCAGAAGCAGACTTAGACGATCTCACCCATTTAGCCGCTTATATTTGTGGCACTCCCATCGCCTTAATCAGCTTAATCGATGCAAACCGGCAGTGGTTCAAGTCGAAGCGGGGTTTGGAAGCCTCAGAAACACCCCGCGACATTGCCTTCTGCGCCCATGCCATCAAGCAACCAGACGTTTTTATTGTTCCCGACGCAACCACTGACGAACGCTTCGCCACAAACCCCCTCGTCACCTCTGAACCCAACGTGCGGTTTTATGCCGGCACCCCCCTAATTAACGCTGAAGGACACGCCTTGGGCACCCTGTGCGTCATTGATCGCGTCCCGCGCAGCCTCAACCCAGAACAGGAGGAGGCATTACGCGCCCTTGGGCGGCAAGTCATTAAACAACTGGAACTGCGGCGCAATTTAGCCACCCTGACCCTTGCCACCACACAGCGCCAACAAGTCCAAAAGCGCAGCCGGCACTTCTTCAAAAGCGTAGCAGGAGGGTTTGGGTTAGCATCAGCAATTCTCGTCCTAATTGGCGTAGTTTCATATCGCAATATCAACGAATTGATTGAAACTTCTAACTTAGTAGAACGTACCCACCAAGTTCTTGAAAGTCTCGAAAGCGTTTTAGCAAATTTGACCTATGCTGAAACCGGGCAGCGCGGCTACATTCTCACCAACGATGAGTCTTATTTAGAACCTTATAACACAGCAATTCCCAGCCTCAATCAAGACCTGGAAATGCTCAAGCAACTGACAGCAGATAGCCCTAAGCAACAGCAACGGCTAATGATGCTGCAACCTGTAATTGGTAAAAGAATTGACGCACTTAGCGAAATCGTTCGCCTGCGAAAAGAGCAAGGATTTGAGCCGGCATTACAGATGATCCAGACGAACCAAGGCAGAATTTTGATGGCTCAAGTTCGCCAGATGCTCGCGGAGATGGAGAACGAAGAAAAGACGTTGTTAAGTCAGCGCAAGGCCGCAGCAAACGCACTAGCTCAACAAACAATCTTCACTTTCTCTATTTGTATTTTTCTGGCTTTTGTCATCCTCGCTGCGGTGTATTATCTCATCTATCGCGAGATCGCCGAACGCAAGTTGACAGAGGAATCACTGAAGCAAGAACGCAATTTTATCTTTGCAGTGATTGATACAGCAAGCGCTCTTGTTGCAGTTTTTGATCCGCAGGGGAATGTTATTCGCTTTAACCGCGCTTGCGAACAGATCACAGGTTACTCAGTCGATGAAGTCAGGGGCCGGTCTTTATGGAACTTATTTTTAGTTCCGGAAGAAATAGAGCGGGTGAAAGAAGTTTTCCAGCAGCTAATAAGCGGTCAGTTCCAAAAGAAGGAGTCTGAAAACTACTGGCTAACCAAAGATAAAAATCGCCGGCTAATTGCCTGGTCAAACACCGTTCTTTTGGACAGTGAAGGAGCCGTTGAATACATCGTCACCAGTGGCATTGATATCACCGAACGTAAACGCGCCGAACAGCGTTTGACAGTACAGCACGCGATCTCACGCATCTTGGCAGAGTCAGCCACCCTCAACGAGGCAGCCCCGAAAATTCTGCAAGCTATCTGCGAAAACCAGGCATGGGATTTCGGCGAACTCTGGAGCATAAACGCCCTAGCCAATACGCTCTACTGTGCCCAAACCTGGCACCAGCCATCAAAAGAAGTCTCGGAGTTTGAAGCACTCGCCCATCTGAGTGTCTTTATAAAAGGCGAGGGAATGCCGGGACGTGTGTGGGCAAGTGGCGAACCGACGTGGATTGAAGATGTTGCGAAAGATGCCAACTTTCAACGCGCCGAAATTGCTCGTCGGGCAGGATTACACGGCGCTTTCGCTTTGCCGGTTCGGGATGAACATGAAACCCTAGGGGTTCTCATTTTCTTTAGCCGGCAGATCGAAGAACCTGACGCAGATTTGCTGCAAATGATGACAGCAATAGGGAGCCAAATCGGTCAATTTGTCAAGCGCAAACGCGCCGAAGAAGGGCGACGCGAAAGTGAAGAAAAATATCGCTCAGTTGTTAACAATATTAAAGAAGTTATTTTCCAAACAGACGCTGCTGGAATGTGGGCTTTTCTCAATCCAGCCTGGTCTGAAATTACCGGATTTGCTATCGAAGAAAGTATTGGAACAAACTTTTTAGATTACATCCATCCAGATGACCGGCAGCGGACTTCCGAACTATTTCAATCCCTGATTTATCGCAAAAAAAAGTCTTGCCGAGCAGAAGTTCGTTATTTAATTAAACATCAAAATCCGCTCCTGGCAATTTCCAAAAATGAAGGAGAGGAAACCCATAGAAATTACCGCTGGATCGAGGTTGATGCCCGTTTAGCAGTAGATAGCACCGGCACGATCTGCGGCACCTTTGGCACCCTCAACGATATCACCGAGCGCCGGCGCACAGAAGAGGCGCTGCGGGTGAGCCAGGAACGATACGAGCTAGCAATCAGTGCCGGTGATGTGGGAGTCTGGGACTGGAATATTGCCACCCATGAAATGTATATTGACCCCACTATTAAAGCCGTACTTGGTTATACAGAACTCGATATTCCCGATACCTTAGAAGGCTGGCGATCTTTAGTGCATCCTGACGATTTACAGCGGGTATTAGAAGTCACTCAGGCACATTTAGAAGGAAAAACCTATCAGTATGAAATCGAACATCGGCGGCTGCATAAAGATGGTAGCTTCCGGTGGTTTCTCTCTCGCGGCAGCGCCTTTCAAGATGCGGAAGGCAAGATGTGTCGCATGACCGGCACTGATACAGATATTACTGAACGTAAGCTCGTACAAGAAGCGCTAGAAAGAGAGCGCCGGCAACTCAAGCAAATTATTGCAAATGCGCCGGTAGCAATGGCAATGTTTGATCGAGAAGTTCGCTATCTTGCATACAGTAATAAGTGGCTAATTGATTATAACTTACAAGGTCAATCGATTATAGGCAAAAGCCATTATGAACTATTTCCCAACATTCATAAACGCTGGAAAGCTATTAATAAGCGGGCGCTTCAAGGTGAGGCAATTTCCAGTCCTGAAGATGTATTTGAAAGCGAAAATAAATCTAAAATTTATTTTCGCTGGGCAGTTCACCCGTGGCTAGAGCGCGATGGTTGTGTGGGCGGCACGGTTGTGGTTACTGATAGAATTAATGAGTTGGTAGAAGCACGGGAAGCCGCTTTAGAAGCCTCTCGATTTAAATCTCTATTCCTGGCAAATATGAGCCACGAAATCCGCACGCCGATGAATGCGGTATTAGGGATGACCGGCTTGCTTTTAGACACCTCTCTAAACCCTGAACAACGAGATTTCGTTGAAACCATTCGGATTAGTGGGGATGCACTCCTGAGCTTGATTAACGAGATTTTGGATCTCTCCAAACTTGAAGCCGGTGAGATAGAGTTAGAAGTCTTAAACTTTGACTTATCGGTTTGTATTGAAGAAATGTTAGATTTGCTGGCTCCTCCAGCTCATGCAAAAGGAATAGAAATCGCTGCGTTAATTGATGAGAATGTTCCCGTTTATATTCAGGGAGATGCCGGTCGCCTACGGCAAATTCTAATGAACTTGATTGGCAATGCTATCAAATTCACCAGTTCTGGAGAGGTGGTAGTCCGCGCAGAATTGCTCTCCAAAACGGAAACAAATGCAAGCCTTTATTTTGCTGTAATAGATACCGGCATTGGGATTCCCCTCGAAGCTCAACGCAAACTTTTTGCCCCCTTCACTCAAGTAGATGCTTCCACAACTCGCAAGTATGGCGGCACGGGTTTAGGCTTAGCAATTTGCAAAGAACTGGTAACTTTAATGGGAGGAAAAATTGGGGTAGAAAGTCAGTTAGGCCAAGGAACTAAGTTTTGGTTTACCATTCCTTTTGTGCTAGGAAGTCAGCCTGTTATTATTTGCAAACAAGATTTTAATTTATTGAGTGGCCGGCGCTTATTAGTCGTTGATGATAATGCCACGAATCGAAAGGTTGTCCACCATCAAGTGACTCGCTGGGGAATGCAGGTGGATGAGGCTGACAGTGCTGCTGCCGCTTTGCAAGCGCTTCAGGAAGCTTGGGAGCAGAAAATGCCTTATGATGTGGCTGTCCTCGATATGCAGATGCCTCAAACAGATGGTTTGAGTTTGGGAGAGCAAATTAAGGCAAATTCAGCTTTAGCAAGGGTGCCTTTAATCATGCTGACTTCTACGAATCAACGAGATGAAGTGAAGCAGGCATTAAAAATAGGATTTGCTGCTTATTTGGTTAAACCTGTTAAGCCATCACGTCTCCTCGATACGATTCTCACGGTTTTGGATACCTCAGAGCGACCTGTTGCGATATCTGATGGGGAGTATTTATCAAAACCGGCAGATCCATTACCAGAGGTTTCTGGAAAGCCTAAGTTAAGAATTTTGATAGCTGAAGATAATTCGATAAATCAGAAAGTCGCTCTTAAACAGCTCAGCAGTGCGGGTTATGAAGCAGATGTTGCTGCAAATGGAGAAGAAGTTTTGCAGCTATTAAAAACGATTCCCTATGATTTGGTTTTAATGGACTGTCAAATGCCCATTCTTGATGGGTTTAATACTACCATTGAAATCAAGCGCCGGCAGGAAAATGCCTTTGCAGCCGGTCGTCGTCCGGTGGTGATTGCGATGACGGCAAATGCAATGAAAGAAGATCGAGATCGGTGTTTGAGTGCCGGCATGGATGACTATCTGAGTAAGCCGGTGTCGAAGGAAAAACTGATAGCAACCATCGAACGCTGGAGTCATTACAAGCAGGCAGAACAGAAAGCAGCTACTGATAAGTTGGCAGATGTCAGTGAGGACAAAGAGGCAGAAGCCGCTGAGTTTGATTGGGAACATTTGCATAGTCTCTCAGAAGGAAATGCAGAATTTGAATTGGAACTGCTGCAAATGTTTGTTGAAGATAGCCAGATCCACTTGGAAAAGGCAAAAACTGCTATTGCCGGTCATAATATTCGGCAGTTGCAGCAAGAATCTCATCACTTGAAAGGTTCTACCGGCAACATTGGTGCCACAGCAATGCATCTAGCCGCCGCGAAGTTAGATCAGCTTGCTCACCAAGAAGAGTTAGAAGGAATGCTAGATTTAGTTTCAGATTTAGAGAAATTTTTAAAACAAATTGAACAACTCATTAATAACAGAATAAATTAA
- a CDS encoding SpoIIE family protein phosphatase: protein MSHLLIIDDDPIVRAALKRTLQNQGYEVTVASNGEEGIIQAQQIKPALIICDWVMQPVDGLEVCRQIKDNSELSATFFILLTAKGKGSDKESVDERVKGLDAGADEFVSKPIDMEEVKARVRAGLRLYELNQTLQLQKHALEALNQELRADLDEAAEYVSSLLPAPLAGNITTEAKFIPSAQLGGDCFDYYWLDSDHLAMYLLDVSGHGVGSALLSVSVLNVLRTQSLPNTDFCRPSEVLSALNNGFQMSAQGDKYFTIWYGVYNPVNRQLVYANAGHPPAILLSGASETAIQVQRLESTGMPIGFIPDADFDEAFCEIPPSSTMYIFSDGAYEILLTDTQIWGLESFISFLIDSQQKTNFCLDKLIDYILCLNSKKVLDDDLSLLRVNFN, encoded by the coding sequence ATGTCTCACCTGCTGATTATTGATGATGACCCAATCGTTCGGGCTGCCTTAAAAAGAACCCTACAAAACCAAGGTTATGAGGTGACTGTAGCGAGTAATGGTGAAGAGGGAATCATCCAAGCTCAACAAATTAAGCCGGCTCTGATTATTTGTGATTGGGTTATGCAGCCTGTGGATGGCTTAGAAGTCTGTCGTCAGATTAAAGACAATTCAGAATTATCTGCCACATTCTTTATTTTGCTGACGGCTAAAGGCAAAGGCAGTGATAAAGAATCTGTAGATGAGCGCGTGAAAGGACTCGATGCCGGCGCGGATGAATTTGTTTCCAAACCGATTGATATGGAGGAAGTGAAAGCGCGAGTACGGGCGGGTTTGCGCTTATATGAACTTAACCAAACATTGCAACTCCAAAAGCACGCTTTGGAAGCACTTAACCAGGAGTTACGCGCCGATTTAGATGAAGCAGCGGAATATGTAAGTTCGCTTTTACCGGCACCGTTAGCCGGCAATATCACCACAGAAGCCAAGTTTATTCCATCCGCTCAATTGGGAGGAGATTGCTTTGATTATTACTGGCTTGACAGCGATCATTTAGCAATGTATTTACTTGATGTTTCCGGGCATGGAGTCGGTTCGGCGCTGTTGTCAGTTTCTGTGCTGAATGTTCTCCGGACACAATCTTTACCCAACACCGATTTTTGCCGGCCTAGTGAAGTTTTAAGCGCTCTTAATAATGGTTTTCAAATGAGCGCCCAAGGTGATAAATACTTTACAATTTGGTACGGAGTTTATAACCCGGTAAACCGGCAACTCGTGTATGCCAATGCCGGCCACCCACCAGCGATACTGCTATCGGGTGCATCTGAGACAGCCATACAAGTTCAGCGTTTAGAATCCACCGGGATGCCCATTGGTTTTATCCCTGACGCTGATTTTGATGAGGCTTTTTGTGAGATCCCACCAAGCAGTACGATGTACATTTTTAGTGATGGGGCTTATGAGATTCTTCTGACAGATACCCAAATCTGGGGGCTTGAGTCTTTCATTTCTTTCCTGATAGATTCTCAACAGAAAACAAATTTCTGCTTAGATAAACTTATCGATTATATTCTGTGTTTAAATTCAAAAAAAGTTCTTGATGATGATTTATCCTTGTTACGAGTAAATTTTAACTAA
- a CDS encoding STAS domain-containing protein, translating into MSKVVKVVQPSGILDGPKGNQLRREISDVVESKPDIVLIDLQDVPFMDSSGLGSLLSARKMVRTVGGKLFVCSINPEVKMLFELTKMDRVLESFADKDEFNNAILKTE; encoded by the coding sequence ATGAGTAAAGTTGTCAAAGTTGTTCAACCTTCTGGTATTTTAGATGGGCCGAAAGGCAACCAGTTACGTCGGGAGATTAGCGATGTTGTGGAAAGCAAACCGGATATTGTGCTAATCGATCTTCAAGATGTGCCCTTTATGGACAGTTCCGGGTTAGGTTCCCTTTTATCAGCAAGGAAAATGGTGAGAACTGTCGGAGGTAAACTTTTTGTCTGCTCGATTAACCCTGAAGTGAAAATGCTGTTTGAATTAACGAAAATGGATCGAGTTTTAGAGTCGTTTGCGGACAAAGACGAGTTTAACAATGCTATCCTGAAAACTGAATAA
- a CDS encoding CHAT domain-containing protein yields MAKFKNLAAVAQSSPSSQQLMQQGREFFQAEQFAQAATVWQQAATVFKTSEDRFNEALALNYLSLAYQQLEQWQEASEAIASSLAILQTNENRNTGTEQLSILAQALNTQGHLQLALGKPEEALAAWQEAAAAYSQISDTEGAIGSQINQAQAMQALGLYRRARKTLEQVEISLQNQPNSLIKATGLRSLGNALRVSGELEKSRNLLQQSLKVSQELDSNSAISAAQLGLGNTARAIAQRAIVLKNTATEKAETQAALDAYQAAAEISSSSKMRLQAQLNQFSLLAGSRQFSEAESLLPAIQLQIEQLPASRRSVYARINLAHSLLSFVNNRDKLTNNNQTQITDVANVLAIAVQQGKTLKDQRAESYALGSLGELYELSKQSQEAQNLTQQALVLAQSMNASDIAYRWQWQLGRLLKDRGEKKEAIKAYSVAVETLQSLRSDLVAINRDNPDVQFSFRESVEPVYRELVDLLITTEDKNSQENLRQARQVIESLQLAELDNFFQEACLDAKPVQIDQVDAGAAIIYPIILKDRLAVILALPQSSLRLYSTLKPQQEIESIVNELQQDIGRLAANNQQVLQSSQQVYDWLIRPAEAELKQSNAQTLVFVLDGLLRNVPMGALHDGQQYLIEKYSIAVTPGLQLLPPQPLAREELEVLTAGISKERQGFSELPNVERELQQINDKVPSRILLNQEFTNSNLQKEIKLSPFPVVHIATHGQFSSQAEKTFVLSWDGVINVKDLDSLLRGKEEDLSRPIELLVFSACETAEGDSRAALGLAGIAVRAGARSTLATLWKVSDNSTATLMVRFYEELAKESTVSKAEALRRAQLSLLQERRYKIPYFWAPYVLVGNWR; encoded by the coding sequence TTGGCTAAATTTAAAAACCTAGCTGCTGTTGCCCAATCTTCCCCCAGTTCCCAACAGCTCATGCAACAGGGGCGGGAATTTTTTCAAGCAGAACAATTTGCACAAGCCGCAACCGTCTGGCAACAAGCGGCAACTGTATTCAAAACTTCGGAAGATAGATTCAATGAGGCACTAGCACTCAACTATTTGTCTCTTGCCTATCAACAACTCGAACAATGGCAAGAAGCAAGCGAAGCGATCGCTTCCAGTCTTGCTATACTGCAAACAAATGAAAATCGCAACACCGGCACAGAACAGTTATCCATTCTCGCTCAAGCTTTAAATACTCAAGGGCATTTGCAACTTGCTTTAGGAAAACCCGAAGAAGCCTTAGCCGCTTGGCAAGAAGCTGCTGCCGCATATTCCCAAATTAGCGACACAGAAGGGGCAATTGGCAGTCAAATCAATCAAGCTCAAGCGATGCAAGCTTTAGGACTCTACCGCCGAGCTAGGAAGACATTAGAGCAGGTAGAAATATCCCTACAAAATCAACCCAATTCTTTAATAAAGGCAACAGGATTACGAAGTTTAGGAAACGCCTTGCGAGTCAGTGGTGAATTAGAAAAATCCCGCAACTTGTTGCAACAAAGTTTAAAAGTTTCGCAAGAACTAGATTCAAATTCAGCCATCAGCGCTGCTCAACTGGGTTTGGGAAATACTGCTAGAGCAATAGCCCAAAGAGCAATTGTTTTAAAAAATACAGCAACAGAAAAAGCCGAAACCCAAGCTGCTCTTGATGCCTATCAAGCGGCTGCTGAAATTTCTTCTTCATCAAAAATGCGGTTGCAAGCACAGCTTAACCAGTTTAGCTTGCTTGCCGGCAGCCGACAATTTAGTGAGGCTGAATCTTTACTGCCGGCAATTCAGTTGCAAATCGAGCAATTGCCAGCGAGTCGTCGGTCAGTCTATGCTCGAATTAATCTGGCCCACAGTTTACTATCATTTGTTAATAATCGAGACAAATTAACCAATAACAATCAAACGCAAATAACGGATGTTGCAAACGTTTTAGCAATAGCCGTTCAACAAGGCAAAACTCTAAAAGATCAACGAGCTGAATCTTACGCTTTGGGAAGTTTGGGGGAATTATATGAGCTAAGTAAGCAATCTCAAGAAGCCCAAAATCTCACCCAGCAAGCCCTTGTTTTAGCTCAATCAATGAATGCTTCAGATATTGCTTATCGCTGGCAATGGCAATTAGGACGGCTATTAAAGGATCGAGGAGAAAAGAAGGAGGCAATCAAGGCTTATTCAGTCGCAGTTGAAACCCTCCAATCTCTCCGTAGCGATTTAGTCGCGATCAATCGTGATAATCCAGATGTGCAATTTTCTTTTCGAGAAAGTGTAGAACCTGTTTATCGAGAATTAGTTGATTTATTAATTACCACAGAAGACAAAAATAGTCAAGAAAATTTGCGTCAAGCGCGTCAGGTTATTGAGTCTCTTCAACTTGCTGAGTTGGATAACTTCTTCCAAGAAGCTTGCTTAGATGCGAAGCCGGTGCAGATTGATCAAGTAGATGCCGGTGCTGCCATTATTTATCCGATTATTTTGAAAGATAGATTAGCGGTAATTTTAGCATTACCACAATCTTCTTTGCGCCTTTACAGCACGCTAAAACCTCAGCAAGAAATTGAAAGCATTGTTAATGAACTACAACAAGATATCGGACGGCTGGCTGCTAATAATCAGCAAGTTTTGCAATCTTCACAACAAGTATACGACTGGTTGATCCGACCGGCAGAGGCAGAACTCAAGCAAAGCAACGCGCAAACTTTGGTGTTTGTGCTGGATGGCTTATTGCGGAATGTCCCAATGGGTGCGTTGCACGATGGACAGCAGTATTTAATTGAAAAATACAGTATTGCCGTAACTCCTGGCTTACAGCTACTTCCTCCGCAACCTTTGGCGAGAGAGGAACTTGAAGTTCTGACAGCCGGCATTTCTAAAGAACGTCAAGGGTTTTCCGAACTTCCCAATGTGGAACGAGAATTGCAACAAATTAACGATAAAGTTCCGAGCCGGATATTGTTAAATCAGGAATTTACGAATAGTAATCTGCAAAAAGAAATCAAATTGTCTCCTTTTCCGGTCGTGCATATCGCCACTCACGGTCAATTTAGCTCCCAAGCCGAGAAAACATTTGTCCTTAGTTGGGATGGAGTGATTAATGTTAAGGATTTAGACAGCTTACTTCGAGGAAAAGAAGAAGATTTATCTCGCCCCATTGAATTACTTGTTTTCAGTGCGTGTGAAACCGCAGAAGGCGACAGTCGCGCAGCCTTGGGATTAGCCGGCATCGCTGTGAGAGCAGGAGCACGCAGCACATTGGCGACTTTATGGAAAGTGAGTGATAATTCTACTGCAACTTTGATGGTTCGGTTTTATGAGGAGTTAGCGAAGGAAAGCACTGTCAGTAAAGCTGAAGCACTCAGACGCGCTCAGTTAAGTCTTTTGCAAGAGCGCCGGTATAAAATCCCCTATTTTTGGGCACCCTATGTTTTGGTGGGAAATTGGCGCTAA